Within Sorangiineae bacterium MSr11367, the genomic segment GCTTTGATGTCCGCCGGGTAGCGATGCACGATGAGCGGGCGATCGAACTTGTTCGAGATGATCGTCTCCTCGTCGCCGCCGAAGTCGTCGCCGACCTTGGCCTCCGGGTGGCCGTTCTCCTGCAGGATCTTGATCGCTTCGCCGTACGTGATGCGCGGGAAGGGCGTCTTCACCTTCTCGAGGAAGGTGGTGTCGCGCTCGCAGACCTTGAGCTCTTCGCGCCGTGTTTCGAGAACGCGCTCGACGATGTACGTGATGAAGTCCTCGCCCAGCTTCATGTCGCCTTCCAAATCGAGGAAGGCGACTTCGGGCTCGACCATCCAGAACTCGGCCAGGTGCCGGCGCGTCTTCGACTTCTCGGCGCGGAAGGTGGGGCCGAAGCAGTACGCCTTGCCGACGGCGGCGGCCGCAGCCTCCATGTAGAGCTGCCCGGACTGCGTCAGGTAGGCCGGCTCGCCGTGGTAGTCGGTCTCGAAGAGCGTGCTCGTGCCCTCGCAGGCGTTGGGCGTGAAGATGGGCGCGTCCACCAAGGTGAAGCCGCGGCCATCGAAGAAGTCGCGCACGGCTTTGATGATCGTGTGGCGGATGCGCAAGATGGCGTGCTGGCGCTTGCTGCGGAGCCAGAGGTGCCGATTATCCATGAGGAAGTCGGTGCCGTGCTCCTTGGGCGAGATGGGGTACTGCCGCGCCACGTGGGCGACGACGCGCACGTCCTTGCCGTCGATCTCGTAGGTGCCCTTGATTTTGCCGTGCTCTTTGACGAGGCCCGAGACCTCGAGGCTCGACTCCTGCGCCAGGCCTTCAGCGAGGGCGAACAGCTCGGGGGTGACATTGCCCTTGAACACGACCGCTTGCACGATGCCCGAGCCGTCGCGCACTTCGAGGAAGTGCACGTTCTTGCTCGAGCGCTTGTTGTAGAGCCATCCGCGGACGGTGACGTCCTGCCCGACGTGGGAGGAAAGCTCGGCAATGGCGACGATGGGCGTGGCGCTGGGCGACATGGTGCGCGCATTATAGCGAGCGAGCATGCCGCCCGCGCAAGGGTGGAAGCTACGAGCCTGCGCGTTCGAGCCTGGCCCGGCGCCGGGCTTCGCCTTCGGCTTGCGACTTTTTTACTTCTTCTGTATCGAGCAGCATCGGCACCACCGGCGTGGGGGTCCCCGCCTCGTCGATGGCCACGAAGACGAGCCGCGCCCGCACGCAGGGCCACCGGCGCAGGGTGCGCGAGTCCTCGCCCTCGACGACGACCTCGATTTCCATCGAGGTGCGGAACGTTGCCGTCATCCGCGCGCGCAAGCGCACCACCTCGCCAACCTTGACCGGCTGCTGGAACTTCACGTCGTCCATGAAGGCCGTGACCGCCATGCGGCCCGAGTGGCGCTGCGCGCAGATGGCCGCGCACAAGTCGACCCAGGCCATGATTTGCCCGCCGAACACGTTGCCCAGGGCATTGGCGTGCTGCGGAAGGACGTATTCGGTCATATCGGTGACGGAATCACTCTGCGACTTGGACGAGATCACGCTAGGTTCGCCTTTCGTTTTGACCCGCACGATGCCTTCGAAGCCGCTCTCTGGCAAACGCTTGGTGCTCCTCGGCGCCGGCGTGATTGCCTTCCTTGCACTCGGTATCTTTCTCGCGTTCGCCTTCATCGGGCGAAAGCAGCTGGTGCGCGCCTCGTTTCTCTCGGAAGGACGAAGGCGCCTCGGCGACTTTGGCGAGGGGGTGGCCCACTGTGCGGTCTCCACGGGACTTCCGCCGAGCTCGCCGTTGGTGCCTGCCGAGTTCGACCAGCTCAAAGGGCCAGGCTACACGTCGAGCGCCCAGGATTGGGCCGCGGAGGCCTTTCGCTGTGCGCACTTCGCACCGACCGATGCCACCTGCCATTTCCAAATCGGATGGAAGCGTCACGACGCCGAGTCGGGCGAGGTGCAGGCCTTTGGCGACGTCGACCAGGACGGCCGTCCCGACACGCGCATGACGGCACCCGTGAAGTGCACCTTCAAAGGGCCTTCGGTCATCGAGAAGTGCGGTATCGGTCCGGTGCACGAAGAGGCCATCACCGCCGTCGAGCGGTAGCTACAAGCGATACTCGAGGCCCTGCGGCTCCTCGGGGATCGTCGTGGGGAGTCCTGCGTCGGCCGCGACTTTGATGGAGGCCTTCTCGGCCTTGGCGCGTGACGGGGCCGGCGTGGCTGGCTCCTTCTTCGCCACCGGTTCGACGGGCGCCGGCGGTGCCTCCACGATGGGTTCCAGCACGACGGGCTCCTCCGTCGCACGCGTCGATGCCGTTGCCATCACCGGGGCGCGGTGCGGCGGCTCCACCGGGCGCACCAGCCCCATGACGGCCACCGCTGTCATCACCGAAAGCGCACCCCCCACCGCGGCGAGAAGCACGTGCGGCGAAAGCCCCGGGCGCTTTCTCTCCCCGCTGTCCGTCAGGCCGAAGGTCCCCACGGTCGAGCGCAAATGCGGCTCCACCTCGGGCAACGTCGCCACCATGCGGTGGTCGCGGTACGAGCGTCGGCTCCTCCGCAGGAAATCCGCCGCCTCTTCGGGCGCAACCGCGGAAGGCGCAGGCGCGCGTGAGCTGCGGCGCTCGATCACGCGCGAGGTGCGCTTGACCGAGATGGCCCCTTGCTCCGGCGCGAACGGTGCCAAGGCCTGCGCAAGCTCGGCCACGTCGGCAAAGCGCAGTCCGGGATCCTTGTCGAGGCAGCGCATCACCACCTCTTCGAGACCCTCCGGAAGATCCGTCCGGTGGGTCGCCAGCGAGTGCGGCGGATCGGCCACGATGGCCGCGCACACCTCCGTCAACGTTTCCCCTTCGAACGGAGCCACGCCTGCGAGCAGCTCGTACAGAATGATCCCCAGCGACCAGATGTCCGCGCGAAGGTCGGCCCCCTTCGCGCTGCGCATCAACTCCGGTGCCATGTACAGCGGTGAGCCCATGAGCGACATCGTCCGCGTCACCCGCGGATCGTCCTCGCTGCCGCGCGGCAGAAGCTTCGACACGCCGAAGTCGAGAATCTTGATGCGCAGCGACCCATCGGCGCGCTCTGCCACGAAGAGGTTCGCCGGCTTGAGATCGCGATGCACGATGCCGTTCGTGTGCGCCTCGGCCAGCGCCTCGCAGGCTTGCAGCACGTAGGTCACCGCATCCGCCGAGGGCAGCGCGCCCTCGTCACGAAGCGTGGCCTCCAGATCGCGTCCCTCGAGGTACTCCATCACCAGATACGGTGCGCCGTTGTCGAGCGTGGCGACGTCGAACACCCGCACCACATGCTCGCTCTGAATGCGCGCCGCCGCCCGAGCCTCGCGCGCGAAGCGGGCCACCGCTTCTTCGCTCTTCAGCGCTTCGCCGGCCAGCACCTTGATAGCCACACGCTGCTCGAGCTGCAGGTGCATCGCCTCGAGGACGAGACCCATCCCGCCCTCGCCGATGACCCGATCCATTCGATACTTTCCGTCGATGGTCTCGCCGAGAAGTTGGCTCATGGCACGCACACTTGCGGAGTCACTTCACCGTCGCCCGCATCCATCGGGGCGGCGCAATGTCCATTGCAACAAGCTTTGGCACCGGCTGCGAGATCGCAAGGCTGGCCCTCGTTGAGGCAGCACTTATCGTCTTTGCACGTCTCGTTGGCGGGGCACTGATTGACGTTGGAGCAGTCGTAGATGCGACTGTTGCACGCGTCAACGACGAGGCCATCGCATTTGCCAGCGCAGAGCTGCTCGCGCGTGGATGGCGTGCAGCAATTACCGGCCGTATCGCCGGTCTTTGCCAATCGGCAAAACTGATTCGCACCGCACGTCCCGCAGGATTGCTTGGCGCATCCATTGTCCGCGTATCCGCAATTCTTTCCATTGCACGCTAGAGGATTGGGGACGCAATTGCCGCAGAAGCCCGAGATGTTGCATACGGTTCCCGTGGGGCAGGTACACGTCTGTTCCACGCCGCAGTAGTCGATGCTCTTGCCGCAGCGACCGGTGCACCAGTTGGGCGCCGTGCATTCACAAAGACGCTTCGCCTCGTTGCAGATGCCGTTGCCCGCGCACTTCGTCCCGCAGTCGACCTCATTTCCGCAGCTGTCCAAGAACTTGCCGCACCGCCCGTTGCAGAGATTCGGATCGGACTTACCCGCATCGCAGCCGGCATCCACGGGACCGTCGCTGCCATTGGTGGCGTCTTGCGGCAGCGTGACGTCCTCGAAGAAGCCGGCGTCCTCGTACGGCTCGCCCTTTTCGACTCCGAGGATGGTCGAACAAGCTGCCAGGGCGACCAGCGCCATGCAGCCACAGGTTGCAACCGTGCCCCACGTGAGGCGCGCCGTCACGAGACGCCTCCGGTGCGCGTGCAAACATCAGGAATGGTCGATGGGTTCGCCCCGAACTCGGCTGAGCACTCGCGAAAACGTCCCCTCGGTAGCATAAGCTTTCTCGCCTCTCGAAGGCGCTGAAGCAAATTCTCGTCCGCGCTCCGGGTCGACGTGGCGAGCGTGTGTGCGTGCTAACGCGCCCGCTTGACGATGCGGGTGAGCGCATCGCCCGCGGCGCGCGCGAGCTCGTCGATGCGCTTGGTGCCGAGCGCCGTGTCCCCGAGCTCGTCCGCGATGACCACCAGCGTCGATTGTCCCTTGAGGCGAACGGCGGTCATCGCCACGTCGCGGGACGCCTTGCCCATGACCTGCAGCAGCGGCGCATGCGCCTCGTTGTTGTAGATGGGGCCGAGGTAGCGCCCCGCCGCCGCCGCATTCGAGAGGGCACTCGGCAAGTTGTTCGAGATGCGGATCTTGCGCAGCTCGGCCTCGTCGCCAAACTCCGGTGTGCAGCACCACCCGATGAAGGCGTCGCGCTTCACGACGAAGAGCGCAACCTTGCGCGCGACCACGCGGACGCCGGTGAGCAGCGCCTGCAGCACCTCATCGCGATCGGCCGCGTTGCGCATGGCGGCGAGCACGCGCGATGGCTCGGGGAAGGGGAGGGCCGGCGGCGGCGGCACCCATGAGTCGGCCCGCGCCGACAAAAGCGGTGCGGACGATGTCCGCGCGTCGGCGGGTTCGTTCGACAACAGCGCGTGCGCCAACACCGGCCACGAGGGGCGCGACCGTCGCGCGGGCGGCGGCGGTGGCGTAGGCGGAAGCGCCAGTCCCGAGAGCCCCGTTTGCAGCACCGGCGGGAGATCCGACTCTTGCGCCCCGTGCATGCCGCCGAACGAGCGATGCACCCCGCTCTGCGACGAGGGGGAAGAACGCGGCACGGGCGTGCCCCACGCCGGCGTCTCCTTCACCGAGCGTTGCACCTTGTGGGCTTTGTAGATGCTGCGCGGTGCTTCTATCGGCGTCATGCTGCGGGCGGCCAGCGCATGGGGCGCCGTGCTTCGATCGAGCGCGCGCTCCAAGGCGGCGAAGGGCGCGCGCACGATGCGGATCGGCGCCTTGAGGAAGAAGCCAATCTCGTGGGCGGCATGGGGATCGCGCGCGTCGGCCACCGCCACGTCCACCGTCCCCGTGCGCGCATCGATGCGGATGGGCAACGCCAAGAGACGGCTGCAGAGGCCCGGCGGCAGGGCATCGACGAGGTCCTGCACCGGCACGACGTTCTGCACGGCGGGGGCGTCGGCGCGCGCCAACTCCTCGTCCAGCTTTTCGGGCGTGATGAAGTTGAGCGCCACCAGCACGCGCGGGAGCGGCGCGCCTTCCGTGGCCACCACGAAGAGCGCGCGCGCAAGTGCGGCGGGCGTTACCGCCTCGGACAGCAGCAGGGCGCGACCGAGCTCGTAGGGCACGTCCCCTGAATACTACCGCGGTTTTCCAAATTGAAAGACGACCTCGCTCTTTCGCACCAACCCGAGCTTCCCCCGCGCAATGCGTTCCACTGCGGCCGGATCATCCCGGAGCTCGCGCACCTCCGCCCGAAGCTTGCTCACATCGCGGGTAAGCTCCGCATTTTCCGCCCGAACCTGCGCCAGCTCCTTGGAAAGGGATCGCATGCGAGGCAGGCCTTCCGGCTCGAAGATGAGCAAGGGTGCGCCGATCAGCGCGATCCCGAGAATGGCGAGCGGGAGGGCGCGCTGGACGAAGTCAGAGAGGGAGAAGTCCTCGGACACGGCCCCAGTGTCGCATACCGAGGCTTGGCGGGACCAGTTTCGAGGTATTCTCGGGGGACAATGTCCTCTCGCTACGAAGCGGTCATCGGCCTCGAGGTGCACGCACAACTGCTTACGCGCACCAAGGCCTTTTGCGCATGCTCCACGGCCTTCGGCGCCGAGCCCAATACCAACGTTTGCCCCACCTGCCTCGGATTGCCCGGCGCCCTCCCCGTCCTCAACGGGGAAGCGGTGCGGCTCGCGGTGCGTGCGGCCTTGGGCCTGGGCTGCGCCATCCGCGGCACCAGCCGGTTCGCGCGGAAGAATTTCTTCTACCCGGATATGCCCAAGGGCTACCAGATTAGCCAATACGACGAGCCGTTCAGCGGCCAGGGCGTTCTCGAGGTGGAGATCGACGGCCGCACCATCTCGCCGCGCATCGAACGTGTTCATATGGAGGAAGACGCCGGCAAGAACCTGCACGACCGGGGCGACCAGTCGATCGTGGACCTCAATCGGTCGGGCGTGGCCCTGGTCGAAATCGTGGGCATGCCCGATCTGCGCAGCGCCGCGGAAGCGGCCGCTTACCTGCGCTCCTTGCGCGACGTGCTCGTCTTCTTGGGGGTCAACGATGGCAACCTCGAGGAGGGCTCCTTCCGGTGCGACGCCAACGTGTCGATCCGTCCCCAGGGCGAGGAAAAGCTCGGTACGCGCGTCGAGTTGAAGAACATCAACTCGTTCCGTTTCGTGGAAAAGGCCATCTCCTACGAGATTTTGCGGCAGGAGGCCGTGCTCGATTCGGGTGGGAGGCTCACCCAGGAGACGCGCGGTTGGGACGAAAAGAACGGCACCACCTTCTCCCTCCGCAGCAAGGAGACCGCGCAGGACTACCGCTATTTCCCCGAACCGGACCTGCCCCCGCTGCTCCTCGACGAGGCCTTCGTCCACCAGGTTCGGGCCGAAATGCCGGAACTTCCGCGCGACAAGCGCGCCCGTTTCGTGGCGGAATTGGGCCTTCTACCGAGCGCGGCCGCTGTGCTGACCCAACATCCGCGCATTGCGGCCTTCTTCGAGGAAGCAGCGACCCTATACGGGGATGGCGTGAAGGTTGGTAACTTCATCCAGAACGAGGTGCTCCGCGACGTGACGACCCACGGTCTCACGGCGGACATCCCGGTTTCGGCGCGGCAGGTCGTGCAACTCCTCAAGCTCGTCGACCGAGGCAAGATCAGTGGGAAGCAGGCCAAAGAGGTCTACGCGAAGATTCTTCGCACCGAAAAGATGCCCGAGGATGTCGTAGCCGAGCTCGGCATCGTTCAGGTGACAGACAAGGACGCCATCTTGGCCATCTGCCAGAGGGTCGTGGAGCAAAATCCGAAGCAGGCTGCCGCCTTGCGTGGCGGAAAGACCGCGCTTATGGGATTTTTTGTGGGGCAAGTGATGAAAGAGACGAAGGGCAGCGCCAATCCGCAAATGGTCAACGACTTGCTCCAGAAGGTGTTGGGGGTGTTGTCGTGAACGAATCGGCCAACTGGAAGATGTCCACGCTCGGTGGGTTGAACCTCACGGAGTCGGTGAAGATGAAGGCGGCCAACACGACGTCGCCGGGCGTTCCCACGCCGCCGTCGCTTCGCACGCCGCGCACCGGGTTTGGCATATGCCGCCGGGGCATGCTCGGACGCATCCTGGTGGTCGACGACAACACGGATCTCGTTACCACCCTGCGTGAGGTGCTGGAGCCGCATGGCTTCGTGGTCATCAACGCCACCAAGGGGCAAGATGCCCTGCGCATCGCCGAAACGGACGGCTTCGACGTGGCCATCGTCGACGTGAAGCTGCCCGACACGAGCGGTGTGGACATCATTCAGCCGTTGCGCCGAGCCTCGCCGGCGAGCGAGGTCGTGCTGGTCACGGGCTTCGCCAGCGTCGATGCCGCCATTGCGGCACTGCGCTCCGGTGCGTTCGCCTTCATTTTGAAGTCGTTCCGCCCCGAGGAGCTTCTTTCGACGATTCAGCAGGCCATCACGAAGGTCCGCTTGATGCGCGACCGCGAGGAGCTCGAGCGCCGCTACCGCGCGCTGGTCGAGCTCACCGACGTGTTGGTCATCGGCCTCGACGAAACCGGGCACGTGGCCCTTTTCAACCGCCGCGCCGCCGCCCTCGCGGAGATTGCCTCGGAGGAGGCGTACGGGCGCGACTTCGTGGACACGTGGATCCCGGAAGAAGACCGCGGCCGCCTGCGTGAGTCGCTCAGCCAGGCGCACCGCGGGGAGCGTCTGCGCGAGGTGGAGACGAGCTTCGTCGAGCCGAATCGCCGGGTGCGTTGGCAGCTGCTGCCCGCGCGCGACAGCGAGGAGAAGCGGCACCACTTCGTCTACCTCATCGGCATCGACGTGACCGAGCGCCGCGCGTTGGAAAAGCGCGCCGCGGACGCCGAGGCGCTGAGCGCGATGGGAACCCTGGCGTTGAACCTCGCGCACGAGATCCGCAATCCGCTGAACGCCGCCGTGTTGCAACTGCATCTCATGGGGCGCGACATCGACAAGCTGGAGGCGGACTACGAGCGCCGTGCGGCGATGCACCGCCGCGTCGAGATCGTCGGCAGCGAGATCAACCGGCTGAATCGCCTTTTGACGGAGTTCCTCGAGCTGGCGCGCCCGCGCGGCATCGGGCGCGAGCCGGTGCACATCGGCAGCCTGGTGGACGACGTGCTGGAGCTGGAGCGGGAGAGCGCGGAGCGTCGGGGCATCCGCATCGAGCGGCAAATCGTGGCCGACGGCTGCGGCGTGGCCATTGGCGACCGCGAGAAGTTGAAGCAGGTGATCATCAACCTGGTCGTCAATTCGATCGAGGCGATGAAGGGCGGCGGGACGCTGACCGCGCGGGTCAAATGCGGCGACTCGAACGTCGTGCTCGAAATCGTGGACACCGGCCCGGGCATCGACCCCGAATTGGTCGACAACGTCTTCGATCCGTTCTTCACCACGAAGGAAGGCGGCACCGGCTTGGGCCTCTCCATCGTGCGAAAGATCATCGACCAACACGGCGGCGACGTCTCCATCACGAGCGAAAAGGGCCAGGGCACCCAGGTCCGCGTGCGCGTCCCTTCGGGCCGCTAGCTTCGTTCGCAGAGGTTAAACGAGCAACGGCTCCTTCCCGGTTGGGAGGGAGCCGTCGCGCATTTCGCGCTCAGCGGCTCAACGACCCGGGGGCTTGAGCGGCAGGGCGGCGGTCGAAATCGGCGGCGGGGGCGCCTTGCCCTTGTTCACGTCGAGCGACGACTCGGTGGCCGTCTCCAGCGCGACGAGTGCATTCAGCACACGATCGACGCCGTGTTCGAGGGCGCCTTCTTTGATGAAGACACCGACCACGCGCACGAGGCGCAGCGACGTGATCTTCCCCAAGTCGATTTCGCGCTCGAGGAAGGCTTCGAACGTCCCGTAGCCTTTGGCCTCGTAAAGCTTACGACTTTGAATATCCTTCAGGATAATTCCAATATCGTAAAACGACTTGTTGAAGTTTTTCCGCAGTCCCTTGATGGTCTGGAGGGCATTGTGAAGATCGGCGATCTTCTGCTTGATGTCCTCGGCCCCCGTCGGGGTGCGGATGGTGGCGCGTGCGCTGCCGGGGAGCGGCGGTTCGGCCGCCCGGGCACGTGCTTCGGCGGCGTGCTTGGCGGCGTGACGCGCGGCCCAGGGTGCGGCACCGCGCAATCCGAGCTTGCGCTTTCCGCCCGCGGCCTCTTTACCAGCGGCAGCAGCCTTGCCGCCCGCTGATTTCCCTGCCGCTTTGCCTGCGGGCTTATCCCCACCTTTGGCCGCGGCTTTTTTGCTCCCACCCTTTTTCGTCGTCGCCATCGTCAAAGCCAATGCTTTAGGGGGCACCTTACGCCCGCCCGGCCAATTACCAGAAGGTATCCGTTCACGTCCATCTATATGAGCACATCTGCCCCTCCCGGAAAAATTACCGGAGATCAGGCGGCACTTGAGGACCGATGGCGAGATGCGGCAAATAGAGCCGTGGCCACGCTCACCCGAATTTCCGAAGACCAGCTCCGCGTTTTTCTCGACGAATACAGCGAGCTCGGAAATCTCGCTGCGTTCGCCGGCATCCCCGAAGGGAGCGTCAACTCGAATTATCGGGTCGAGACCTCCACGGGAGCGTTTTTTCTACGCGTTTACGAAGAGCAGGCCTTCGAGGGGGCCCGCAACGAGGGCATCACCGTGCTCCATCTTTCGGAGCACGGCGTCCCCTGCGAGGCGCCGCTCCTGCGCAAAGACGGCGATCGGACCGGTCACATCGCCGGCAAACCGGCCGCACTGTTCGCCTGGTGCGCCGGCGGCATGCGGTGCCAGGCCAGCGTCTCGACGGCCGACACCGCCCAGGTCGGCGCGGCCCTCGCGCGCATTCATGTCGCAGGAAGTGCGATGGCTGGTCGCGTGGGACGCTTCGGACCCGCGGAGCTGCGTGTGCGCCTTGATCGCATCGCCGCAGCGGTCGACCATCCCACCCTGGCCGCCGAGGCCGAGCCCCTGCGGCGGGCCCTCGACGCCAACGAGGCGCGCCGCCGAACCGATTTGCCCAAGGGCTTGGTTCATGGCGATCTCTTTCGGGACAACGTCCTCTGGGACGAGAAGGGAACCATCGTCACCTTGCTCGACTTCGAGAGCGCCTGCACAGGGGCCTTCGTCTTCGACCTGGCGGTGACCGTGCTTTCGTGGTGCGTCGGTGATGCGCTCTCCCCGGAGCTGGCCCGCGCCATGGTCGCCGGCTACGAATCCGTACGATCCCTGACCCCGGAGGAGCGCGATGGGCTGCACGCCGAAGCGTGTTTTGCCTCGCTGCGGTTCGCCATCACCCGCATCACCGACTTCGCCATGCGCGGGGACGAGGCCGGCCCGCGGACCATCAAAGATTACCGCCGGTTCATCTTGCGCTACCAAGCGCTCATGGGGATGGGGCCCGATGGCCTGTCGCAGATGCTCTTCCCCGTCTAGATCTTGGCGAGCTCCAGCCCTACAGCTGGACTGTGACCATCGCGCAGGGCGCTCTCCTCTTTGCCGTCGCGACCGTCGCCGGCGCCCTCAACAGCGTGGCCGGTGGGGGAAGCTTCCTCACGTTTCCCGCGCTCATCTTCGCCGGCGTGCCCCCGGTCATTGCCAACGCAACCAACTCCGTGGCCGTGTGGCCCGGCGGTGTGGCCGGCGCGTTTGCATACCGCACGGAACTGCACGAGATGCGCCGCGAGCTCGTCGCACTCAGCGCCAGCAGCTTCCTGGGCGGCCTCGTGGGCGCCCTTCTTCTTCTGCGCACGTCCGACGCGGCGTTCATGGGGCTCGTTCCGTGGCTCCTCCTCGCGGCGACCTCTCTTTTCTCCTTCGGCGGCATCGTCACGCAGCGCGTACGCAGCTTCTCCACGGGGGCCCCCGTCAGCCCGCACGCACAACTGGGTTCTCTCGTCGCCGTGCAATTCGTCATTGGTGTCTATGGCGGTTACTTCGGCGGAGGCATGGGCATCATGATGCTTGCCTCGCTCGCGGTGATGGGCATGACGCGCATTCATGCGATGAACGCGCTCAAGACGGTGCTCACCACGGTCATCAACGGCATCGCCATCGTGGCCTTCATCGCCGCGGGGAAAATCGCCTGGGGCTATGCCTTGCTCATGGCCATCGGTGCCACCGGTGGTGGCTACATGGGGGCTTTTGCCG encodes:
- the asnS gene encoding asparagine--tRNA ligase; the protein is MSPSATPIVAIAELSSHVGQDVTVRGWLYNKRSSKNVHFLEVRDGSGIVQAVVFKGNVTPELFALAEGLAQESSLEVSGLVKEHGKIKGTYEIDGKDVRVVAHVARQYPISPKEHGTDFLMDNRHLWLRSKRQHAILRIRHTIIKAVRDFFDGRGFTLVDAPIFTPNACEGTSTLFETDYHGEPAYLTQSGQLYMEAAAAAVGKAYCFGPTFRAEKSKTRRHLAEFWMVEPEVAFLDLEGDMKLGEDFITYIVERVLETRREELKVCERDTTFLEKVKTPFPRITYGEAIKILQENGHPEAKVGDDFGGDEETIISNKFDRPLIVHRYPADIKAFYFKRAPENESLVLNMDILAPEGYGEIIGGGQREDSLERLESAIAHHKLPPEAFEWYLDLRRYGSFPHAGFGLGIERTVSWICGLPHVRETIPFPRMLNRLAP
- a CDS encoding acyl-CoA thioesterase; this translates as MISSKSQSDSVTDMTEYVLPQHANALGNVFGGQIMAWVDLCAAICAQRHSGRMAVTAFMDDVKFQQPVKVGEVVRLRARMTATFRTSMEIEVVVEGEDSRTLRRWPCVRARLVFVAIDEAGTPTPVVPMLLDTEEVKKSQAEGEARRRARLERAGS
- a CDS encoding protein kinase; the protein is MSQLLGETIDGKYRMDRVIGEGGMGLVLEAMHLQLEQRVAIKVLAGEALKSEEAVARFAREARAAARIQSEHVVRVFDVATLDNGAPYLVMEYLEGRDLEATLRDEGALPSADAVTYVLQACEALAEAHTNGIVHRDLKPANLFVAERADGSLRIKILDFGVSKLLPRGSEDDPRVTRTMSLMGSPLYMAPELMRSAKGADLRADIWSLGIILYELLAGVAPFEGETLTEVCAAIVADPPHSLATHRTDLPEGLEEVVMRCLDKDPGLRFADVAELAQALAPFAPEQGAISVKRTSRVIERRSSRAPAPSAVAPEEAADFLRRSRRSYRDHRMVATLPEVEPHLRSTVGTFGLTDSGERKRPGLSPHVLLAAVGGALSVMTAVAVMGLVRPVEPPHRAPVMATASTRATEEPVVLEPIVEAPPAPVEPVAKKEPATPAPSRAKAEKASIKVAADAGLPTTIPEEPQGLEYRL
- a CDS encoding septum formation initiator family protein, translated to MSEDFSLSDFVQRALPLAILGIALIGAPLLIFEPEGLPRMRSLSKELAQVRAENAELTRDVSKLRAEVRELRDDPAAVERIARGKLGLVRKSEVVFQFGKPR
- the gatB gene encoding Asp-tRNA(Asn)/Glu-tRNA(Gln) amidotransferase subunit GatB gives rise to the protein MSSRYEAVIGLEVHAQLLTRTKAFCACSTAFGAEPNTNVCPTCLGLPGALPVLNGEAVRLAVRAALGLGCAIRGTSRFARKNFFYPDMPKGYQISQYDEPFSGQGVLEVEIDGRTISPRIERVHMEEDAGKNLHDRGDQSIVDLNRSGVALVEIVGMPDLRSAAEAAAYLRSLRDVLVFLGVNDGNLEEGSFRCDANVSIRPQGEEKLGTRVELKNINSFRFVEKAISYEILRQEAVLDSGGRLTQETRGWDEKNGTTFSLRSKETAQDYRYFPEPDLPPLLLDEAFVHQVRAEMPELPRDKRARFVAELGLLPSAAAVLTQHPRIAAFFEEAATLYGDGVKVGNFIQNEVLRDVTTHGLTADIPVSARQVVQLLKLVDRGKISGKQAKEVYAKILRTEKMPEDVVAELGIVQVTDKDAILAICQRVVEQNPKQAAALRGGKTALMGFFVGQVMKETKGSANPQMVNDLLQKVLGVLS
- a CDS encoding ATP-binding protein, with product MNESANWKMSTLGGLNLTESVKMKAANTTSPGVPTPPSLRTPRTGFGICRRGMLGRILVVDDNTDLVTTLREVLEPHGFVVINATKGQDALRIAETDGFDVAIVDVKLPDTSGVDIIQPLRRASPASEVVLVTGFASVDAAIAALRSGAFAFILKSFRPEELLSTIQQAITKVRLMRDREELERRYRALVELTDVLVIGLDETGHVALFNRRAAALAEIASEEAYGRDFVDTWIPEEDRGRLRESLSQAHRGERLREVETSFVEPNRRVRWQLLPARDSEEKRHHFVYLIGIDVTERRALEKRAADAEALSAMGTLALNLAHEIRNPLNAAVLQLHLMGRDIDKLEADYERRAAMHRRVEIVGSEINRLNRLLTEFLELARPRGIGREPVHIGSLVDDVLELERESAERRGIRIERQIVADGCGVAIGDREKLKQVIINLVVNSIEAMKGGGTLTARVKCGDSNVVLEIVDTGPGIDPELVDNVFDPFFTTKEGGTGLGLSIVRKIIDQHGGDVSITSEKGQGTQVRVRVPSGR
- a CDS encoding homoserine kinase, giving the protein MATLTRISEDQLRVFLDEYSELGNLAAFAGIPEGSVNSNYRVETSTGAFFLRVYEEQAFEGARNEGITVLHLSEHGVPCEAPLLRKDGDRTGHIAGKPAALFAWCAGGMRCQASVSTADTAQVGAALARIHVAGSAMAGRVGRFGPAELRVRLDRIAAAVDHPTLAAEAEPLRRALDANEARRRTDLPKGLVHGDLFRDNVLWDEKGTIVTLLDFESACTGAFVFDLAVTVLSWCVGDALSPELARAMVAGYESVRSLTPEERDGLHAEACFASLRFAITRITDFAMRGDEAGPRTIKDYRRFILRYQALMGMGPDGLSQMLFPV
- a CDS encoding sulfite exporter TauE/SafE family protein, with the protein product MTIAQGALLFAVATVAGALNSVAGGGSFLTFPALIFAGVPPVIANATNSVAVWPGGVAGAFAYRTELHEMRRELVALSASSFLGGLVGALLLLRTSDAAFMGLVPWLLLAATSLFSFGGIVTQRVRSFSTGAPVSPHAQLGSLVAVQFVIGVYGGYFGGGMGIMMLASLAVMGMTRIHAMNALKTVLTTVINGIAIVAFIAAGKIAWGYALLMAIGATGGGYMGAFAARMSDPKWMRRFILLVAWAMTAWFFVKQYGAR